GCGGCCCTACTACGGGGATCGATACCCCGGTGGGCCGGCGCGAGATCGTTACGATCCAATGGCGCTGGCTCCAAGACTGGTTCCTTTCCCAAGCGAACATGATTCCATGATCGATTCCTCGAGCGCGGCGGCGGACAAATAGCGCGATAGTAGGAATTCCTGACTTCCCACCTCTTGGAAGAACGCATCGGGAAGACCAATGCGCTTCAACTGGCAACGTAGATTCGGCACTTCCGTGAAGATTTCAGCCACGGCGCTTCCCAGTCCTCCCAAATGGCTGTGTTCTTCGACCGTAATCATTAGCCTGGTTTGGAAGGCGAGCTTGGCGATCAACTCTTGGTCGAGAGGTTTGATGGTGTGTACGCTGTAGATTCCCACCTCGATGCCGTTTTCCGCCACGTTTTGACAGGCCTCGATGGCGTTTCGGACGACGGATCCGGTGGCGAGGACAACCACTTCCTTTCCGGGCAGGATCTCGATGGCCTTGCCAATCTCAAAGACAGGCGGCGTCCGGTAGATTCTTGGCTCGCCGCTCTTCCCCAGGCGGAGATAAGCCGGGCCGGGCGCGGCAGCAATGGCCCTGGTAGCCAGCTCAGCCTCGACCGGATCCGCAGGACAAAGCACCTTCATGTTGGGAAGCGCACGCAGGATGGCAATGTCTTCCGTGCCATGGTGGGTCACTCCCAACGCCCCGTAGGCGACGCCTCCGCCCACCGCGACGATCTTGACGTCAGCGTTGTGGTAGCACACATCGTTCCGGATTTGCTCCAGGCAGCGCAGCGTGGAGAAATTGGCGATGGAATAGGTAAAGACGATTTTTCCCGAGAGCGCCAGGCCGGCAGCAATGCCGGTCAAGTTTTGTTCGGCCACGCCGACATTGATGAAGCGATCGGGAAACTCCTGAGCGAACGGCTCTACCACTCCATATCCCAGGTCGCCAACCAGAAGGAAAATGCGTTTGTCGTTCCGTGCCAACTCGATCAGGGTTCGGATGAATGCCGTTCTCATTCGGCTGTCCCCAGCTCAGCCAGTGCCTGGCCCAGCTCCTCGGCGCTGGGCGACTTGTAGTGCCAGGCAAGCTGGTTCTCCATAAAGCTGACGCCTTTGCCTTTGACCGTGTGAGCGATGATGCAGCTCGGCCGGCCCGCTTCGAACGGCACGCTCAACAGGGCATCGTCAATTTGCTCGTAATCGTGCCCGTCAATCTCCCGCACCGACCAGCCAAACGCACGCCATTTGTCACCGAGCGGATCCAGGTCGAGCACTTCCTTGACCCGGCCCAAGCTCTGAATCTTGTTGTAGTCCACAATCGCAACGAGGTTGTCCAGGCGATGATGTGGTGCGAACAGCCCCGCTTCCCATGTGGAACCTTCGTCGCACTCGCCGTCGCTCAGGAGCACAAAGACCCGGCAGGGACGCCCCTCTCGTTTGCCGGCCAGGGCCATGCCGCAGCCGATGGGCAGGCCATGGCCCAGAGAGCCGGTCGAAACCTCTACCCCGGGGACACCGTGGTGGGTGATATGCCCGGCCAGCCGCGAATCGTCCTGGCAGTAGGTCTCGAGCCACCTCGCCGGGAAGAAACCGCGCTCGGCCAAAACCGCGTAGAGCGCTGCGGCAGCATGGCCTTTGCTCAGAAGGAAGCGATCGCGTTCGCTCCAGTCGGGCCGGCGAGGATCGAGGCGCAGGACACGCCCGTAGAGCACCGCCAGCAGATCGGCGATCGACAGGCAACTGCCCACATGCGAAGACCGTGCCCGATGGGTCATCCGCAGAACGTGGCTGCGAATGCGCACGGCAAGCTCCTGGCACCCGTTCTGCGTCATGGCACACCCACGCTCTTCGCCGCCAAGGCCGCGTCCGGATAGCGCCCCTGATTCTCGCGGAACCACTCCAGGGTGCGGTGCAATCCCTCAGCGAGCGGGACGCGGGGCGCCCATCCGGTAGCGTTCTGCAATTTGGAGATGTCGCCTTCGAGGTTCCCGATCGGCTGGTCCGGGTAGGGAAGTTCGCCCCATCCAAGCGGCAGGCCGGGATCAATCATGTCGCGGAGCCGCTCGACGATAGAGCGCACCGTGGCGGGCTGGCCCGAGGCCAGATTGAACACGCCCACGGCTCCGGGTTCCTGCGCCGCCTGCCAGATGGCTTCGGCGGCATCCTCAACGTAGAGGTAGTCCCACCGCTGGGTGCCGGAAGTCAGCCGGGGTTTCGCCCCTCGGAGGAGGGACAAGATGACCGTCGGGATCAGATACTCGGGCTGGTCGGCTGGCCCGTAGGCGGCCAGCAGGCGCAACCAGGTGAACCGAATTCCCAGTGTGTCGCTGAGTTGTTGCCCGACCAGGCCGGCGCAAAGCTTCACCGCTCCATAGAGGGTGGTCGGTCGGGTCGGGAGGTCTTCGGTCAGCACACC
This region of Candidatus Acidiferrales bacterium genomic DNA includes:
- a CDS encoding transketolase C-terminal domain-containing protein, which encodes MRTAFIRTLIELARNDKRIFLLVGDLGYGVVEPFAQEFPDRFINVGVAEQNLTGIAAGLALSGKIVFTYSIANFSTLRCLEQIRNDVCYHNADVKIVAVGGGVAYGALGVTHHGTEDIAILRALPNMKVLCPADPVEAELATRAIAAAPGPAYLRLGKSGEPRIYRTPPVFEIGKAIEILPGKEVVVLATGSVVRNAIEACQNVAENGIEVGIYSVHTIKPLDQELIAKLAFQTRLMITVEEHSHLGGLGSAVAEIFTEVPNLRCQLKRIGLPDAFFQEVGSQEFLLSRYLSAAALEESIMESCSLGKGTSLGASAIGS
- a CDS encoding transketolase — its product is MTQNGCQELAVRIRSHVLRMTHRARSSHVGSCLSIADLLAVLYGRVLRLDPRRPDWSERDRFLLSKGHAAAALYAVLAERGFFPARWLETYCQDDSRLAGHITHHGVPGVEVSTGSLGHGLPIGCGMALAGKREGRPCRVFVLLSDGECDEGSTWEAGLFAPHHRLDNLVAIVDYNKIQSLGRVKEVLDLDPLGDKWRAFGWSVREIDGHDYEQIDDALLSVPFEAGRPSCIIAHTVKGKGVSFMENQLAWHYKSPSAEELGQALAELGTAE
- a CDS encoding NAD(P)-dependent oxidoreductase; translated protein: MRCLVTGGTGVIGSHLVRLLLHKKCQVAVLVRGSRSPWRIADLIARLDVIPGDLGVIGEAAGTIRAFAPQTVFHLGWFGVVSRHRNDVRQITENLSGTLELLRVAHESGCRRFVGLGSQAEYGACNGVLTEDLPTRPTTLYGAVKLCAGLVGQQLSDTLGIRFTWLRLLAAYGPADQPEYLIPTVILSLLRGAKPRLTSGTQRWDYLYVEDAAEAIWQAAQEPGAVGVFNLASGQPATVRSIVERLRDMIDPGLPLGWGELPYPDQPIGNLEGDISKLQNATGWAPRVPLAEGLHRTLEWFRENQGRYPDAALAAKSVGVP